The following are from one region of the bacterium genome:
- a CDS encoding phosphodiester glycosidase family protein encodes MKRRLTYIMVCLLLTQFNLVFADWTSVAPGIDYQQFLTYVPPGPTNVYVTRMHRDSTNCVIDTILAQGRLNKTGLASGREVLSSMVNRYQDTINYWGSTTSYVQYWGPRTQIVAAINGDYFNPTTGVPSGGQIIGGWFAKRFPEYGGNSGFFWKLNRTCYLGGNVRNGDAPSVFEQLVSFGGNSATITKLNTTRSTNDLVLYTPQYGPYTYTDNNGTEVLVQMVQPNLSFPQRTWFALGTVSQIRPNAGSTPIPFDSVVFSGHGTAASYLNSQCTVGQEVRVYMHIKDWGISTSEKWNIPAPLPYDQDWGKVYASIGGAVYIVVSSKPWFDNWSETQYTIRRPRTAVAFNSSYLYFVVVDGDRPGTNEGMLFTELAKFCVDTLQAEFAIAQDGGGSSELWVNGQVKNNPSDGTERAVANGYVMAIILPMSKTSTYSTGDKVMAKTNAEVRLGPGTNYAVIATAPSGITGRIVSHSINGIYATGKNWWKWKFADTEGWTAEENLEYVPAGKINDWKKY; translated from the coding sequence ATGAAAAGACGGTTAACTTATATCATGGTATGTCTCCTATTAACGCAATTCAATTTGGTTTTCGCTGATTGGACTTCAGTTGCTCCAGGAATAGATTATCAGCAGTTTCTAACGTATGTGCCGCCCGGACCGACTAATGTCTATGTAACTCGGATGCATCGCGATTCAACCAACTGCGTGATTGATACTATACTTGCCCAAGGGAGATTAAATAAAACCGGATTAGCTTCCGGTCGCGAAGTGCTAAGTAGTATGGTTAACCGATATCAGGATACAATCAACTATTGGGGTAGTACAACTTCGTATGTGCAATATTGGGGACCACGCACGCAAATTGTTGCAGCAATTAACGGTGATTATTTCAATCCGACGACTGGGGTTCCTTCCGGCGGTCAGATTATCGGCGGATGGTTTGCGAAACGTTTTCCGGAATATGGCGGAAATAGCGGATTCTTCTGGAAATTAAACCGAACCTGTTATCTAGGCGGAAATGTTCGCAATGGCGATGCGCCAAGCGTGTTTGAACAATTAGTTTCATTTGGCGGGAACTCAGCAACAATAACAAAACTGAATACGACCCGAAGCACGAACGATTTGGTTTTATATACGCCACAATACGGTCCTTATACTTATACCGATAACAATGGAACAGAAGTTTTAGTCCAGATGGTTCAACCAAATTTATCGTTTCCGCAACGGACGTGGTTTGCGCTGGGAACGGTCAGCCAGATTCGACCAAATGCAGGGTCAACGCCGATTCCGTTCGATAGTGTAGTTTTTTCCGGTCACGGAACCGCAGCAAGTTATCTCAATAGTCAGTGTACGGTCGGTCAGGAAGTGCGAGTCTATATGCATATAAAAGATTGGGGGATTTCAACGTCAGAAAAATGGAACATCCCAGCTCCGTTACCATACGACCAAGATTGGGGTAAAGTATATGCAAGTATTGGCGGAGCGGTTTATATCGTGGTGAGCAGTAAACCATGGTTTGATAATTGGAGTGAAACTCAGTACACGATTCGCCGACCACGAACCGCGGTTGCATTCAATAGTAGTTATCTTTATTTTGTTGTTGTTGACGGTGATAGACCGGGAACGAATGAAGGGATGTTGTTTACCGAATTAGCGAAGTTCTGTGTTGATACGCTACAAGCGGAATTTGCAATTGCGCAAGATGGCGGCGGGTCATCCGAGCTCTGGGTAAACGGGCAGGTTAAAAATAATCCGTCTGATGGAACTGAACGAGCAGTAGCTAATGGGTATGTTATGGCAATCATCCTCCCAATGAGTAAAACTTCTACTTACTCAACCGGTGACAAGGTTATGGCGAAAACGAATGCTGAAGTTCGCCTTGGTCCTGGAACGAATTATGCCGTTATTGCAACTGCACCGAGTGGAATAACCGGCAGAATCGTTTCGCATTCGATTAACGGCATCTATGCAACCGGGAAAAACTGGTGGAAATGGAAATTTGCGGATACTGAGGGATGGACGGCAGAAGAGAATCTGGAATATGTTCCTGCGGGGAAAATAAACGATTGGAAGAAATATTAA